One genomic region from Homalodisca vitripennis isolate AUS2020 chromosome 6, UT_GWSS_2.1, whole genome shotgun sequence encodes:
- the LOC124364726 gene encoding pro-resilin-like has protein sequence MGKVQYLTLLVCLTTGTATAQYRYDRPSKPFRPSVSVISPPSTDFGIPSRPSTVYGVPSRPSTDYGVPSRPSTDYGVPSRPSTDYGVPSRPSRPTSSHSFQGGNDYYYDEPANYQFKYDVDAPDYGTFFGHQESRQGDVARGEYYALLPDGRTQHVTYVADRDGYRPTITYEGGGGGNFGRY, from the exons ATGGGCAAG GTACAGTACTTGACGTTATTGGTCTGCTTGACGACTGGAACTGCTACAGCACAGTATCGATATGACCGACCCTCTAAGCCGTTTAGGCCTTCGGTCAGCGTAATTTCTCCGCCCTCTACAGACTTCGGGATTCCTTCAAGACCTTCCACAGTCTACGGAGTTCCTTCCAGACCCTCCACAGACTACGGGGTTCCCTCAAGACCCTCCACAGACTACGGGGTTCCTTCTAGACCCTCCACAGACTACGGGGTTCCTTCAAGACCTTCCAGACCTACATCATCACACTCGTTTCAAGGAGGAAATGACTATTACTATGAT GAGCCCGCGAATTACCAGTTCAAGTACGACGTGGACGCGCCCGACTACGGGACGTTCTTCGGCCACCAGGAGTCACGTCAGGGGGACGTGGCCCGCGGGGAGTACTACGCGCTGCTGCCTGACGGACGCACACAGCACGTCACTTACGTGGCCGATAGGGACGGCTATAGACCCACCATCACCTACGAGGGGGGCGGGGGAGGAAACTTTGGACGATACTGA